A portion of the Candidatus Acidiferrales bacterium genome contains these proteins:
- a CDS encoding VWA domain-containing protein: protein MGNFLLLALLTLLPRPLAGQEAPPGPPIRVTVNVVNVLATVRDSGGRIIPDLKKEDFDLWEDGQKQEISFFSRESAEPLSLGLLVDTSVSQGRVLPMEQQSAVRFLEQVVKKKDLVFVISFDVDVDLLQDYTNEVARLERAVERTVINAPFSPVSRGPFETGCKGTSLFDAIYLAATDKLGGEAGRKALLILTDGVDCGSRMTLNQALEAAQRSDTVIYLVAVFDRSFYGSGGYSGDSVIKKLAEETGGRGITASDPKKLTQAFAQIAEEMRSQYSIGYTSTNKKRDGSYRKIKLQVKRDGHKLLARRGYYAPKE, encoded by the coding sequence TTGGGAAACTTTCTCTTGCTTGCTCTGCTCACCCTTTTGCCGCGGCCGCTTGCTGGCCAGGAAGCCCCGCCCGGGCCCCCCATTCGCGTCACCGTCAACGTGGTGAACGTCCTGGCCACGGTTCGAGACTCCGGCGGCCGGATCATCCCTGACCTCAAGAAGGAGGATTTTGACCTCTGGGAGGATGGCCAGAAACAAGAAATCAGTTTCTTCTCCAGGGAAAGCGCCGAGCCGCTTTCGCTCGGGCTGCTCGTGGACACCAGTGTCAGCCAGGGTCGAGTGCTCCCGATGGAACAACAATCGGCGGTGCGCTTCCTCGAGCAGGTGGTGAAGAAAAAGGACCTTGTCTTTGTGATCTCGTTCGACGTCGACGTGGACTTGCTCCAGGACTACACCAATGAGGTGGCGCGGCTTGAACGGGCGGTCGAGCGCACCGTGATCAATGCCCCCTTTTCGCCCGTCTCCCGCGGGCCCTTTGAAACCGGCTGCAAAGGAACCAGCCTCTTCGATGCCATCTACCTGGCCGCTACCGATAAGCTCGGCGGCGAGGCCGGCCGCAAGGCCCTCTTGATCCTCACCGATGGAGTGGACTGCGGCAGCCGCATGACGCTCAACCAGGCGCTCGAAGCCGCTCAGCGCAGCGACACCGTGATCTACCTCGTCGCCGTGTTTGACCGTTCCTTTTACGGCTCGGGCGGCTATTCCGGGGATAGCGTCATTAAAAAGCTAGCCGAGGAAACCGGCGGCCGGGGCATTACCGCGAGCGACCCCAAAAAGTTGACCCAGGCATTCGCGCAGATTGCCGAGGAGATGCGCTCGCAGTATTCCATCGGTTACACTTCCACCAACAAGAAGCGCGACGGCTCCTACCGTAAAATCAAGCTTCAGGTCAAGCGGGACGGCCACAAGCTCCTTGCCCGGCGGGGCTACTACGCTCCGAAAGAATAA
- the ileS gene encoding isoleucine--tRNA ligase gives MPKAVDLKSTLNLPRTAFAMKANLAQTEPAQLAEWEAKRIYERILQAREGAPVFVLHDGPPYANGDVHLGTGANKILKDFIVKSRTMMGYRAPFVPGWDCHGLPIEIKVDQDLKERKATMSPVEIRRACREYAARFVELHRRDFKRLGIFGQWDDPYLTMSNQYEALIAETFLKFLEKGSVYRGLKPVYWCVYDETALAEAEVEYEDHTSPSIWVRYRLTQHPVTVVHTIKGLKRTEPHDVPEALRGREVFAITWTTTPWTLPASMALAFHPDFDYAAVETEEGAVYLVADQLREVVAGQCGFKQKAVLATFKGSDLEQRGLVFEHPFLPPKQGYPNSFIDSVLAEYVTLDVGTGIVHTAPGHGAEDYMTGLKYGLETYCPVDNAGRFSEGLPEYAGQRVFEANRSIIELLRKRGALLASEDLKHSYPHCWRCHNPVIFRATEQWFISLERDRLRERALEEIRRVKWLPEWGEERIASLVGTRPDWCISRQRVWGVPLLVFYCEACEAPLEDAKALRQVVRWFEKEGADAWFAHPAEELLPRGTKCGKCGASRFRKENDILDVWFDSGSSHLAVLGHSPDHPWPSDVYIEGGDQYRGWFHSSLLIGVGTKGGAPYRTVISHGWTLDAEGRPMSKSLGNVILPREICDKYGAEILRLWVASVDYHDDMRWSEESLARLGEAYRKIRNTFRICLANLFDFDPARHLVAAERMLEVDRWMQERAKGLVRRCLEWYAGYAFHKVYHALYDFCAVDLSALYVDISKDRLYTFAPDSLPRRSAQSALYRIADALIRLAAPLMVFTAEEAWKHLPKGAPWPEAGKPAAKVRDERETVHAQHFPRPEELAAGLEEDRAANWDGLLAVRTEVLKALEAARKDKIIGSGLDAKVYLRMNSALEPLLESYREWLPMWLIVSQVELGREHREGALESEIPGLEISVSRAEGAKCERCWSYSTRVGESSQHPTICERCLAALAQIEAGSR, from the coding sequence ATGCCCAAAGCCGTTGATTTGAAAAGTACTCTGAACCTTCCCAGAACCGCATTCGCCATGAAGGCCAATCTGGCGCAGACCGAGCCAGCCCAGTTGGCTGAGTGGGAGGCCAAGCGAATCTACGAGCGAATCCTTCAGGCCCGCGAGGGGGCGCCGGTTTTTGTGCTTCACGATGGCCCTCCCTATGCCAACGGCGATGTTCACCTCGGCACCGGCGCCAATAAAATCCTGAAAGATTTCATCGTCAAGTCCCGAACCATGATGGGCTATCGGGCACCGTTTGTTCCCGGATGGGATTGCCACGGCCTGCCCATTGAAATCAAAGTGGACCAGGACCTGAAAGAGCGCAAGGCCACGATGAGCCCGGTCGAGATTCGCCGGGCCTGCCGTGAATACGCCGCCCGATTCGTCGAACTTCATCGGCGCGACTTCAAGCGGCTGGGAATCTTCGGGCAATGGGACGACCCCTATCTGACGATGAGCAACCAATACGAAGCCCTCATCGCGGAAACCTTCCTGAAGTTTTTGGAAAAGGGCAGCGTCTATCGCGGACTCAAGCCGGTCTATTGGTGCGTGTACGACGAGACGGCTCTGGCCGAAGCCGAGGTCGAGTACGAAGACCATACCAGCCCTTCCATCTGGGTTCGCTACAGGCTGACCCAGCATCCGGTTACGGTTGTTCATACAATCAAGGGCCTCAAGAGGACTGAGCCACACGATGTGCCTGAGGCGCTTCGAGGTCGGGAAGTGTTTGCCATCACCTGGACCACCACGCCCTGGACTCTTCCGGCGAGCATGGCCCTGGCCTTCCATCCTGACTTTGACTATGCGGCTGTCGAGACAGAGGAGGGAGCCGTCTATCTCGTCGCCGACCAACTTCGGGAAGTGGTCGCCGGGCAGTGCGGCTTCAAGCAAAAGGCGGTCCTGGCGACGTTCAAGGGCTCCGATTTGGAGCAAAGAGGCCTTGTTTTTGAGCATCCGTTCCTCCCGCCGAAACAAGGATACCCAAATTCTTTCATTGACAGTGTTTTGGCCGAATACGTGACTCTCGATGTCGGCACCGGCATCGTCCACACCGCGCCCGGGCACGGCGCGGAAGACTACATGACCGGGCTCAAGTATGGGCTGGAGACCTACTGCCCGGTGGACAATGCCGGGCGATTCAGCGAAGGATTGCCGGAGTATGCGGGCCAGCGCGTCTTCGAGGCCAACCGTTCCATCATCGAGCTGTTGCGTAAGCGCGGAGCGTTGCTGGCGAGCGAAGACCTGAAGCACTCTTACCCGCACTGCTGGCGTTGCCACAATCCGGTCATCTTCCGGGCGACCGAGCAGTGGTTCATTTCCCTGGAGCGTGACCGGCTGCGCGAGCGTGCGCTCGAAGAGATCCGGCGGGTGAAGTGGCTGCCGGAATGGGGCGAGGAGCGCATCGCCAGCCTGGTGGGCACGCGGCCCGATTGGTGCATTTCTCGCCAGCGCGTCTGGGGCGTCCCGCTGCTTGTCTTCTACTGTGAGGCGTGCGAGGCGCCGCTCGAGGACGCGAAGGCGCTGCGCCAGGTAGTGCGCTGGTTTGAAAAGGAGGGCGCCGACGCCTGGTTTGCTCACCCGGCCGAAGAACTTTTGCCGCGAGGAACGAAATGCGGGAAGTGCGGCGCCTCGCGCTTCCGCAAAGAGAATGACATCCTCGACGTCTGGTTTGATTCCGGCTCGTCGCACCTGGCGGTGCTGGGCCATAGCCCGGATCACCCGTGGCCTTCCGACGTGTATATCGAAGGCGGCGACCAGTATCGCGGCTGGTTCCACAGTTCGTTGCTGATCGGGGTCGGGACAAAAGGCGGGGCGCCCTATCGCACCGTGATCTCGCACGGCTGGACGCTCGATGCGGAGGGGCGGCCCATGTCGAAATCGCTGGGCAACGTCATCCTGCCGCGCGAAATCTGCGATAAATACGGCGCTGAAATCCTTCGCTTGTGGGTGGCCTCGGTCGATTATCACGACGACATGAGGTGGAGCGAGGAGAGCCTCGCCCGGCTGGGCGAAGCCTATCGAAAAATTCGCAACACGTTTCGGATTTGCCTTGCGAACCTCTTTGATTTCGACCCGGCTCGCCACCTCGTCGCCGCCGAGCGCATGCTGGAGGTGGACCGCTGGATGCAGGAGCGGGCGAAGGGGCTGGTCCGGCGATGCCTCGAGTGGTACGCCGGCTACGCCTTTCACAAGGTCTATCACGCCCTCTATGATTTCTGCGCAGTGGACTTGAGCGCGCTCTATGTGGATATCTCGAAGGACCGGCTGTACACCTTTGCCCCGGATTCGTTGCCGCGCCGGTCGGCCCAGAGCGCGCTCTATCGCATCGCGGACGCTTTGATTCGTCTGGCGGCACCTTTGATGGTTTTCACCGCGGAAGAGGCGTGGAAACATTTGCCCAAAGGCGCGCCTTGGCCAGAGGCGGGCAAGCCCGCAGCGAAGGTTCGGGACGAGCGGGAAACGGTTCACGCCCAGCACTTCCCCAGGCCGGAGGAGCTGGCTGCCGGTCTCGAAGAAGACCGGGCGGCCAACTGGGATGGCTTGCTGGCGGTGCGGACCGAGGTGTTGAAGGCCCTGGAAGCAGCGCGCAAGGACAAGATTATCGGCAGCGGGCTCGACGCGAAGGTCTATCTCCGCATGAACAGCGCCCTGGAGCCGTTGCTCGAATCGTACCGTGAGTGGCTGCCGATGTGGTTGATCGTGTCCCAGGTTGAACTGGGCCGCGAACACCGCGAGGGCGCGCTCGAGTCGGAGATCCCCGGCCTGGAAATCTCCGTCAGCCGGGCGGAGGGAGCCAAGTGTGAGCGCTGTTGGAGCTATTCGACGCGGGTTGGCGAATCGTCCCAGCACCCGACGATCTGCGAGCGATGCCTTGCCGCCCTCGCCCAGATCGAAGCGGGCTCCCGATGA
- a CDS encoding VWA domain-containing protein, whose translation MQGRALALTMVILATGFAGGQSPPSAPPPQNPPSQTQKPESSRTTIRRRVEVVNMVFSVLDRKNRFVTDLGRDDFKVFEDKRPQSIQYFSREMDLPLRIGMLIDTSNSVRERFQFEQEAAIDFFYNVLRRGKDKAFLMSFDIEPAVVQDFTDDAEALAKAVRSLRPGGGTTLFDAIYLAARNKLSQPNPEEQNYRRVLIVISDGQDTFSRVARSDSLEMAERAEVAIYTISTNIESLSVSTATPEKIHLAEGDKILKELADSTGGRSFFPYRAEDLSQSFEDIGLELRSQYSLGFRPTQLVADGRFHGVEIVTERKGVKVRTRRGYYAPRD comes from the coding sequence ATGCAAGGCAGGGCGCTTGCGCTGACGATGGTGATCTTGGCGACCGGCTTCGCCGGGGGGCAGTCGCCGCCCTCGGCGCCACCCCCGCAGAACCCTCCCTCCCAAACCCAAAAGCCGGAAAGCAGCCGCACGACCATCCGCCGGCGCGTTGAAGTGGTGAACATGGTTTTCAGCGTGCTGGACAGGAAAAACCGCTTCGTGACCGACCTGGGCCGCGATGATTTCAAGGTTTTCGAGGACAAACGGCCGCAGTCGATTCAGTATTTCAGCCGGGAAATGGATTTGCCGCTGCGCATCGGCATGCTCATTGACACGAGCAATTCCGTTCGCGAGCGCTTCCAATTCGAGCAGGAGGCGGCGATCGATTTCTTTTACAACGTGCTTCGCCGGGGCAAGGACAAAGCGTTCCTCATGAGCTTTGACATCGAACCGGCGGTCGTGCAGGACTTCACCGATGACGCGGAGGCGCTGGCCAAGGCGGTGCGCTCCCTCCGCCCCGGCGGCGGCACCACGCTCTTCGACGCCATTTATTTGGCGGCCCGGAACAAGCTTTCCCAACCCAATCCGGAAGAGCAAAACTACCGGCGAGTCTTGATCGTCATCTCCGACGGCCAGGATACCTTTTCGCGGGTAGCGCGCAGCGATTCGCTCGAGATGGCGGAGCGGGCTGAGGTGGCCATCTACACCATCTCGACCAACATCGAGTCGCTCAGCGTGAGCACGGCCACGCCGGAGAAAATTCATCTCGCCGAGGGCGACAAGATTTTGAAGGAGCTTGCCGACTCCACCGGCGGACGCTCCTTCTTTCCTTATCGGGCGGAAGACCTCTCCCAGTCGTTTGAAGACATCGGGCTCGAACTCCGCAGCCAATATAGCCTCGGCTTCCGGCCGACTCAGCTCGTTGCCGACGGGAGATTTCATGGGGTGGAGATCGTCACCGAGCGCAAAGGGGTCAAAGTTCGCACCCGCCGCGGGTATTACGCGCCCAGAGATTGA
- a CDS encoding RluA family pseudouridine synthase: protein MNPLVQKLGPDGAAAGKRLDKYLAQQLPGVSRARLQQWIKQGRVRLADTRGALAAKRVKPRLLLSGQESIEVEWPRPVGAGGAGLPAQPEDIAIEILYEDDDVVVVNKPAGMVVHAGAGVRGGTLVNALLHHVGQLASIGGPLRPGIVHRLDRGTSGALIVAKTDAAHLKLSEQFRLRQVEKRYIALVHGRIKSDRGSITLPVARDRVRRVRMTTRRREGRQARTEYRVLGRLDGFTLVEATIPTGRTHQIRVHFSALGHPVVGDTLYGASRQIRLGGTRLPVLGRNFLHAALVRFRHPADGRWLEIKAALPPELIAFQRALEKAL from the coding sequence ATGAACCCCCTCGTCCAAAAGTTGGGTCCTGATGGGGCGGCGGCCGGGAAGCGACTGGACAAATACCTTGCTCAGCAATTGCCGGGAGTGAGCCGGGCGCGGTTGCAACAATGGATCAAGCAGGGTCGCGTCCGGCTTGCCGATACTCGCGGAGCGCTGGCTGCCAAGCGGGTGAAGCCCCGCCTGCTACTATCCGGGCAAGAGTCCATCGAAGTGGAATGGCCCCGACCTGTCGGGGCGGGCGGGGCCGGGCTTCCGGCGCAGCCGGAAGACATTGCGATTGAGATTTTGTACGAAGACGACGACGTGGTGGTTGTGAACAAGCCGGCGGGCATGGTGGTGCATGCCGGGGCCGGTGTCCGCGGCGGAACGCTGGTCAACGCCCTGCTGCACCATGTGGGGCAGCTCGCCTCGATCGGCGGGCCGCTGCGCCCCGGAATTGTTCACCGGCTGGACCGCGGCACATCGGGAGCACTCATTGTTGCCAAAACAGATGCGGCCCACCTGAAGCTCAGCGAGCAATTTCGGCTGCGGCAGGTGGAAAAGCGATATATCGCGTTGGTGCACGGGCGCATCAAAAGCGACCGGGGCAGCATCACCTTGCCGGTGGCGCGCGACCGGGTGCGGCGGGTGCGCATGACCACTCGGCGCCGCGAGGGGCGCCAAGCCAGGACCGAATATCGCGTCCTCGGCCGGCTGGACGGGTTCACCCTGGTGGAAGCAACCATCCCCACCGGCCGGACACACCAGATCCGGGTTCACTTTTCAGCACTGGGCCATCCGGTGGTGGGCGACACGCTTTATGGGGCCTCGCGCCAGATTCGCCTGGGCGGAACGAGGTTGCCAGTGCTGGGCAGAAATTTTCTGCACGCTGCCCTTGTGCGGTTTCGTCACCCGGCGGACGGCCGGTGGTTGGAAATCAAGGCGGCGCTGCCGCCCGAGTTGATCGCCTTCCAGAGAGCGTTGGAAAAAGCGCTCTGA
- the lspA gene encoding signal peptidase II, protein MNASARVPFLILAGAVVAADQLSKRVISSELRLGEVRSIVEGAFNLTHTLNRGAAFSLMADGSSSFKLGLLILVSVLASVVVLALLWRSRQESRVGRTGLAMILGGALGNLWDRISNGSVIDFLDFYFRSYHWPVFNLADAAIVLGALLVLYEIFFGEERRPARRGDAGRRPPERASPRAEP, encoded by the coding sequence ATGAACGCATCGGCAAGAGTTCCGTTCTTGATTCTGGCCGGAGCGGTGGTTGCCGCCGACCAGTTGAGCAAGCGGGTCATCTCGAGCGAACTTCGCCTGGGAGAGGTGCGGTCTATCGTGGAGGGTGCCTTCAATCTGACCCATACGCTCAATCGTGGGGCCGCGTTCAGCCTGATGGCCGATGGCTCTTCCTCCTTCAAGCTTGGGCTGTTGATACTGGTTTCGGTGTTGGCGAGCGTGGTCGTGCTCGCCTTGCTTTGGCGCTCGCGCCAGGAATCCCGGGTGGGGCGCACCGGCCTGGCTATGATTCTCGGCGGCGCGTTGGGGAACCTCTGGGATCGCATTAGCAACGGCAGTGTCATTGACTTCCTCGATTTCTACTTCCGCAGTTATCACTGGCCCGTTTTCAATCTTGCCGACGCAGCCATCGTGCTCGGCGCGCTGCTGGTGCTATACGAGATCTTCTTCGGCGAAGAGCGCCGCCCTGCCCGGCGGGGTGACGCGGGGCGGCGGCCGCCCGAGCGGGCTTCGCCTCGAGCGGAGCCTTGA
- the lgt gene encoding prolipoprotein diacylglyceryl transferase, with protein MFPRLLQLGWFTLHTYGLLVALGFFSALVLAARRAPEEGLDSGKVWDLGIVMALAGIVGAKLGMFLSERQYYLDHPLEMLSLSTLQSAGVWYFGLAGGAIACVLMARRYRYSFGKVADVFSPGVSFGLGMGRLGCFSAGCCWGKATGFPWAVTFTEPYSHQVVGVPLGVPLHPAQLYEFVLDMALFWYLGRLARRKSYDGQVFSVYLFLYAIGRFLIEMVRGDDEQRGFVIGHWLSTSQLISLLCILGVVTFWWRRRAGLRDRP; from the coding sequence TTGTTTCCTCGCCTGCTCCAGCTTGGCTGGTTTACCCTCCACACTTACGGATTGCTCGTGGCGCTGGGTTTTTTTTCCGCGCTCGTCCTGGCAGCAAGGCGGGCGCCCGAGGAGGGATTGGACTCGGGCAAGGTCTGGGACCTGGGCATCGTCATGGCGCTTGCCGGTATCGTTGGCGCCAAACTGGGAATGTTTTTGAGCGAACGGCAGTACTACCTGGATCACCCGCTGGAGATGCTTTCGCTTTCGACGTTGCAGTCGGCCGGGGTCTGGTATTTTGGTCTGGCGGGTGGGGCCATCGCCTGCGTGCTGATGGCGCGCCGGTACCGCTACTCGTTCGGGAAGGTCGCCGACGTCTTCTCGCCCGGTGTCAGCTTCGGGCTGGGCATGGGGCGGCTGGGTTGCTTTTCAGCCGGATGCTGCTGGGGCAAAGCGACCGGGTTTCCCTGGGCGGTCACGTTCACCGAGCCGTATAGTCATCAGGTGGTCGGAGTCCCGCTTGGGGTCCCGCTCCATCCCGCTCAGCTCTACGAGTTCGTCCTGGATATGGCGCTGTTTTGGTATCTCGGCAGGCTTGCCCGGCGGAAAAGCTATGACGGCCAGGTTTTCAGCGTCTATCTTTTCCTTTATGCCATCGGGCGCTTCCTGATCGAAATGGTCCGCGGCGATGACGAGCAACGCGGCTTTGTCATCGGCCACTGGCTGTCCACCTCGCAATTGATCAGCTTGCTGTGCATCCTCGGCGTGGTGACATTCTGGTGGAGGCGGCGAGCGGGCTTGCGGGATCGCCCATGA